Proteins encoded by one window of Salvia splendens isolate huo1 chromosome 14, SspV2, whole genome shotgun sequence:
- the LOC121763875 gene encoding zinc-finger homeodomain protein 6-like has product MSEDKEMVQLGSDPHSGGSKRPIYRECLKNHAATVGGNVTDGCGEFMSSGEDGLKCAACSCHRNFHRREPVAVHPLQLPSPSMSQYRHWSPMVHPVKMAFAAATDSSNEELNFHAAVAAAGPPPPLQFAARKRFRTKFTAEQKEKMLEFAEKLGWRIPREDDTSVQRFCAEVGVKRQVFKVWMHNNNTSSSKKIPQQF; this is encoded by the coding sequence ATGTCCGAAGACAAGGAAATGGTGCAATTAGGGTCCGACCCACATTCGGGCGGATCCAAGCGGCCCATCTACCGCGAGTGCCTCAAGAACCACGCCGCCACCGTCGGCGGCAACGTCACGGACGGCTGCGGCGAGTTCATGTCGAGCGGCGAAGACGGCCTCAAGTGCGCCGCCTGCAGCTGCCACCGCAACTTCCACCGCAGGGAGCCGGTGGCGGTGCACCCGCTCCAGCTCCCGTCCCCCTCCATGAGCCAGTACCGCCACTGGAGCCCCATGGTGCATCCGGTGAAAATGGCCTTTGCCGCTGCCACAGACTCGTCGAATGAGGAGCTCAACTTCCACGCGGCCGTGGCGGCGGCGGGTCCACCTCCCCCGCTGCAGTTTGCGGCTAGGAAGAGGTTCAGGACCAAGTTCACGGCGGAGCAGAAGGAGAAGATGCTGGAGTTTGCGGAGAAGTTGGGGTGGCGAATCCCCAGGGAAGACGACACCTCGGTGCAGAGATTCTGCGCCGAGGTGGGCGTGAAGAGGCAGGTTTTCAAAGTATGGATGCATAATAACAACACTTCTTCTTCCAAAAAAATTCCCCAacaattttag